From the genome of Seriola aureovittata isolate HTS-2021-v1 ecotype China chromosome 18, ASM2101889v1, whole genome shotgun sequence:
AATGTGGCCCTGATGGAGTGAATCCAGTCAGACAGTAAACAGTTACATCACTCTCTCCACAGTGAGTCAGATCCACTCTGCTCCACATTTATTCTCCTGCTATAGTTTTCACATGAATGCTGCAATGTTGTCTTTGTGTTACATGCTTCACTTTCTGCTCAATAATGTAGAAGTGTTGACGTCATGTACAACATCTTTACCAACATTAAGACTCTCTAATTATTACAACTGCTCTGCTATGATGCTTATGTGgcagcaactaatgattattttcattattgattaatctacaGGTTATTTCCttcattaatcaatgaatcatttccTTCCATCAGAATTTCCCAGAATCCACGGCGaccagagctggaggagaaaacaaaacgaaacgaaacaaacaaccagacaaaACAATTTTCCAATTAACCCAATTTatctgagtgatccaatatgGATTCTTAAGATCCCAGGATTGATCTTTGCATTTATGCTTTTATCATCGATTACGATAAAcgattatcaaaacagttgccaATTAGCTATTTTGTCTGTCAACAAACAGATTAATCGTTTCAGGTCAACGTGGCTTTACCCGCCCCTTAATCTGTCACAACGCCACGAGCTACTAATCCCAGCCTCAGTTAAAAGCTATTGGAGCATGAATGATCATTACAGTTAAGTCACAGAGCGAGTAAGCGTTTGACTTTCGGAAAATAACACTCACTGCTGTTACCAGGATATTTCCAGAATCCTTTTAGACTCTTAAAACCacgtgaataaaaaaaacactcaacaaaATATTTCTCAAGTTGCGATTCTATTTCCTATCCAGGAAATCACATCTGTCTTTGTTCTTCTTGTGTGatgtaagaaaaatattaaatcgATTCATCGACTGCAGCTTTCGTTGCAatttttctgtggtttcataaattacagaagaaaaaatgaagtTAGTTCTATTTTACATTGTTTACCGACAGGAAGTAGAAAATCTGTACAAgctgttttacttcctgtcattaaacacatcacagtaaCTCATCTGAATAATAAAACTGGTCTGTCACGGGAATTCAGGAAGTGATAACAAGATACTTCACTCTTGTTATGACATAGGGGAATTCCTAACAAACCAAATCCTTTTATGACGAAATGAAACTGTAAGTATGAGACTGTGATGGCTGAGCAGCCGCACTGAAAGTCATTTACTGAAAGTCATTACACATTGTCATATTTCAGATGTTCATGACTTGTTAGCAGGTCACTTCCTCTATAAAACATCTCATATTGCTTCATTTAAACAATCTTTTAGTGGTTTAAAAAGGTTGAACTATCTAATAATCAGTCACCGGAGTGAAATCAGGAAAGAGGTTTTTGAAGAATTCCTCAAAAAGTGGcttgtgtggttttatttgtcatgaTGCTTTAATAAACTATTCACATTCTTACACCATGAATCagaaggattttattttttagtcaTGACACTGTTGTTTGTAAACTCACAGTTCCCGTCAGTTTTACCAGAAGGGATGAATGGATTCCATTAACTATCAGCAACTtcaagaaagtgaaagtgaaataaagcCGGCTTCTAAAAAACAGGACAACAATCCAAAGCAAAGACACTTCAAAATGAACTACTACTACATGAACTACTTCaagaaaacacaagctgaagctgAGCATCACTGACAATATGTGGGTAGATCTTCAACCTGCTGTGTGAGTGGAACATAAGTGATCTGCAGGAAGGACCggtttactttttctttctttgtgaaatAGAAACTAACACTGCAttaacattttgaatatttttgaatgtCTAATGACTGTAGGgtttgtatttacttattttcactttaataaaaaataaataaattaaatatgtaatcTGCCCAAACTTTATTGCAAAATAAATCAACTGATTattgaattaataatgaaaataaatatactgtaaaagagcaaatcctcacattggagaagctgaaatcagaaaatattttaacattgcttgcttcaaaaatgacaaaaagtaaCAATTAATTTTCTGCCGATCGATTAATTGACTAACTGTTGCCAtagtagttgttttttttataagatAAATCGGCCAGCTGAGGTCTAACGTCACGCCCCAACCCCAAAGTCTCCATGTTTTTGATACAGCTGCTGCCTTCAGACGGTGACAGCACGTAACACAAGCTCACACACTTCCCGCTGACACACAGTGTAATCAGCTCCCgcttcacacacagacatgttgcaGGACTTGATGCTGTATTTGACAGTTTTGTGTTAGTGCTGAATCACGCTCCGCCGGCGGCTCAAACTAACTAACTAGTTACCTCTCAGTCACCGTCTGTCGGACGTCATTATCCTTTCATTTTGTCGGACACGCGAACGACAAACACTTGGACGGTTTCTCGTGGTCCACGGGTCTGTAGCTACACGCACACAGCCGATACAAGTTATTTAAACCCTCTCAAAGTGGAATAAATGGATTAATTTGGGATTTTTTACCTTGCCTAGTCTCCTGGTCGAAGTCATTGTGGAACCGAtctcgtcttcttcttcttcctgtttctttccGTTTCTCCTCGACTtcttttgatgttgtttttaaatggctGACAGCCGGCGTCCTGGCGCGCTACCGCCACCCATCGGTCTGGAGTGACATGGTCAGACTCAGAATTACAAGGGGAAAGGGTTTGAGTTGGTTTATATGCACCGGTAGCAGAAGATCCATTACATTTAATTAGagttcacaaaaaacaaacctgtttAACTTAAAATAAGAGACTCTGTTACCATTCAACCTCTTGTTTTTCAAATGCATTTGTATTTGTCTGCTTacagcataaaaaatgtcagtttctaTGATTTCTACTCAGTGAAATGAACTGATATCTTTGAATTAATTAGGAATATGAAGAGCTACCATACACAAACCCTCACATggatcaaataaataaaatggaatgTCAGAAAAATtgtttaataacaataattataataatagttTTCAAAATAGGTTATATCTACTAATTACTGTACCTTAGAATAACAATGATGAACTTGTGCCCTGACTCAAACACTGTTATTCTCTGCTGCCCtctaatgttgtgtttattacctgtgtttatttatatatttatcttccacacacacagaggtactGGGGTAATGAAAAGGCCAATGGTggaaaaagtattcagatcacttacttaagtaaagtacaACTTATTATTGTAAAAATACTCCACATGCATTCAAAATCCTATTTAAGTAAAAGAACATAAGTATTATGAGCAAAATGCACTGGTACTTAAAGAATTGAAAGTAAAAAGGAGTTATGTGACTGATATATTATTTATCAGTATGTTTGCagttttttactgttgtagctacTGGAGCTGGAGATAGTTTTAACTATAATGTACAGTTAGGTCGTTTAGTCCACTgggtcacaagataaaaaaGTCTTGATAAGTATTGACTTTTACACATTCCATTActgtttagttttattatttatgctgataaaataaaaagtaatagtgcatttacatttgaaaaaaggCTCAATCTTAACGTCCTCTTTCTGCAGGggttttatttacttcttttcacctcaaaaaccaacaaaatatgtaCTTTTTGGCGAAACTTCAGAATGAAAACAACTGTAACTGGATATTCATGTCTATCAATATAATATGAGAAACACCAAAAGAGGAGTCAGTGGGTAATAAAGTGGGTAATGaacataaaaatagaataattaGCATAACTTTTCTGAACTTTAATCCTGACTATCTGCCGTTTTTTTATATGCAGAATAATTACATGACAAACGGTCTGAGCACAGCCCGTGACCTCCCCGACAGCCCAGCTCAAGATGGCCGTTTGAGTCTCCAGTAAAACTAATCCAAGAGCTAGCTTCCCCGGCAACTTTAACTGTCATTCTTGGAGAATGAGACGACGATACCGGCCACGTTTGCTCCTGTTTTGAAACGGAAGATGAGCGTTATTGTTGAAGACAACGTCGGGGCTATGGATTAAAAACGGTGCTGGTAAGAGAATCAGAAACAAACCAGGTTAACCCACAGTGAGCTAGCTGGGTTGGTTAGCCGGCgttcaataataataactaacaGGCTAAGTTTAGCTACACCTGCTTCAGGTTTATCACGTTCATACAAGGTGACAAACAACGGGCAGTGTCATTAGTAGCTTGTCGTGTGTAGTGTTTTGCTAGGGTTAAAATGCTAGTTGCTAACGTTGCCTGCTAACGTCAACGGTTTCATGTGCATCATTAGCTTACCGTTGGGCTATCCAGGTTAGTTAGCTTGTGTGCTAAtttaataaaggttttaaaacGGCACAGAGTGGACACCGATTCACCATcatgctaaaaaatgtcagcCAAGCTACCTTTTTGTGATGTGGGTTTTCTTGTGAAATGTGAACATTAAGCAAAACGCTCTTTAAATGGCATTTGAATGTGTTAATTTTTATTAATGATACGCAGCTCTGCGTTGATATGATTGCTATCGGGTGTTACGGTGATATCTGTGACCTGTCAGGTTCTGTGACTGCAGTTGTAAACATCTACACTGTATGTTGATAGTTGGTATTCAGTATGGTGACCTCATAGTATTTAAATAGGTTCACACATTTCGATAAATGTGACAGCAGAGCTGGTGGTGAGTGATGAAACTGTTACCATAACACCTCACCTCCATATTTAGTCTTCTTTTCCAAATTTAGCTCAGTAGCTTTACAGCTTCTTCACTCCTAGAAATACATTTCCAAATCCTACCTGACCTTAACATAAGATTGTTTGGTGTGTAGGGTATGTGATTGAAAATCTCAGTTGAAGCTGTGACGTTATGAAGACCTCTCAGACCTGGTAAATTCAGAAACAGTAGGCAACTACTATGTGCTACATGTTGTAAATCTAGGGAAGCTAAGGCAGTTGTTTTTACTTTCCTGCTTATCTGCAGCCAAGAGGTGTAGGCGTGGGGTATAAGGGGTAGGTGGGATGGAGCCAccaattaatgaaataaaaatgttaaaagataaataaagataaagataataaataaagttagagAGGTACTTCcttattttgtatttacttCAAATTCATGGATGTGCCTATTTTACTGTGATGGTTAACCGGATGACTTCCTCATTCCCACCCATATTTAGTCTGCATGGTAACCAGCAGTGCAGAGAAGCAGGGAGGGTGCTTTCTGAAGTTATTTGCTGAATCTATACATCATCAGCACACAGACTTGTGGAAAAAGCAGGTGTGACTACAGTCATAGCTGTCTTTAGTGTCCTTTGTGTTGTGGAGTCACTACAGCCTGCTTCCTCTTTTGTTGGGGTCTACATCAGCTGATTTCTGTGTAAAGGCAACAGTACTTCCTCCTTCTGCTACGCAGGTATACAGAACAAAGTGATGCATTATTGTCTGGAGAAACAAGCATTTGTAGGAggtgttttaattacattaattgCAAGAAAGCAGATCAGTCATCTgattaaaatgctttaaaaatatTCTgacatcagattttttttaggCAGTTAATTTTTAGAAAGTGTTTGATGTTTGCCATCAGTTATTTTTAACTATGCTATCGATTTGCTTTCTTTGAAAATGACCTGTTTTCATTCCCAGTAATATTAATccgttttgatttttttaaaggcaTATTTGAGATTTTATTGAAGTTTATTTCGATCCATGGAGCTTAAGTTTAGGAGAGAAGAAGTGAGGCAGAGTTAGAGAGGAGAATTTGGTTTATCATTTCTTATTGTGGGATGATCAGTATCATGCAGAAGTGCTGTATAATGGggtgctgctgtgtttattattgACACTGAGGTTGAAGCTGAATTTAGTGGGAGTGATAGTTTTATCAGTTTGCACTTCCACACACTTGAAGCACAGTGTGGTTTGTTGTCGTATGAGCTTTGTGTGTTATTGCAGGCACCATGTTGTCCGAGACCCAATGAGCCACAACACCACATTACCATTACACACATCTGTCTTACTGTGAGTCGCTTGTGCAGGTTTCTTCCTTGTGCTGTTGCACAGAGGTTGAGTTCAGGACATCTATGACTTATGTATCACATTGTTCTCCCAGTCATGAGGTGCCATAACATAGATGTTAATATTTCCCTCTGGTCAAAGTTGATTCTCAGTTGTTTTGAGCTTTCTGTAGCTTGCTCAGCCAAAGAGCTGCGGGCCATCTGAAATTAGACAGTGTGTCTCCTGCACAACATGGAGAAGGAAAGTCATGACATTGCCCCCAGGTGGTAATGTTCAAGCCTCAGTGGAAAAACCctcaacttttttttgaaaattaaacaaaattgTGCTGCAGATTATACAGAATTAAAcagttgtttcatttgaaagtaAAAACGTTAATAATCAAAGTGTAAACCATTTTCCCACCAAACAGAAGAAACTTAATTATTTAGTGTTGACATTAATCACTAATACATATGTGTTGAGTGACGATAGGATAAACTCACATGATGCAACACggtgtgtttactgtgaaaCTGGTCTGTGTGAGGATAATGGTGATGGACCCTTCTCTACgctcattttgttttgcataaGATAAGTTTGcagcagttattttcattatcgattaatctggCAATAATTGTTTAGTTTAATCTAGTGAAAAAATGCTCATCGCAGCTTTGCAGAGTCAAAGGTGACATCTgttaattgttgttttattcaacGATAAGTCCTAAACCCAAATATAATCAATTTGCAATAGTGTATGACAAAGAAAGGTATTAAATCCTCTCATcagagaagctggaatcagagactgtttggtatttttgaCAAAATAGTTAATTTTTCTGTTGACTAATGATTTCAGCTCCATCATAAACCTCCTCTAAAAGTTTCTACAACCACAAAACATGTCCACCTGTGATCTGACATCATTGTTTacctgcagagaaaacacagagtttaATGAGctttattatgttatgttaagTCAGTGTTATGAACCTCTGTGTCATTTTCAAACTACTCCTTAACTGACATAGTAAATATTTAGACTGTGTTAAGGCGTGGTCGATGTCCCGCAGGCTCTGATCATGAATTCTGATCATGTGGGCGAAAAACGAAGCTGCTGACACAAACTCCTGCTTCAGTAACTAAGCCTGAATGATTGTCGTGGTCACATTCATATATATTTGCTGCTTTGCTTTTGCtatattttgtcatgtttgactttgtgttgttgtttgcatTAACCCTTAGAGCTGTTACGCTTTTCTACATGTGAGTAAACAAGAAAGTCACAGTGAGTTAATGTGTCAACAGCTGACCTAGATTCTTGCTCTTCAAGAGAATATTTACAGTTCCGCCTTAAAGAGCAAAGATATGAGTCTGTCAGTTCAtggtgtttgacattttactttcttttccCAGTATTacaacatgtctttttttttttctttctaggAATTGAAGGGGATTGAAGGCCCTTTTGTTTTAGCCCAGCATGGACAGCTTCTTCAAGGCAGCTGTATGTGATCTAGACAAACTGCTCGATGACTTCGAGCTGAATACAGGTAACCAACCAATGACAgtgattatttttgttaatgtttaatcCGTTTATTTGGTTTACGATGTAATTGATTTGTCTGATCTGTTAAATATCAAATCTtctgttttgtccaaccaacaatTCAAAAACCAGAGAGATGAGACTTTATTGACCCTCAAGGGCAAATTCAGATGATAGCAGGATTTGCAGATGAGGGAATGTGGGAATGGTAAACTCTGGACATCTAAAAACTGACTTGCAcgattattataaataatagttGTCATTTTTTGTCAAACAAGCACTCGGTCATAAATTGTCTATTTGTTTCCGCTCAGTAAGATAATTACGCTTTATGCGTTTTTCTAATTCTTGTAAAGTGggttgaaaaagaaataaaaatctggaAGTTGTATAAATCTGGTTAAAGCAGAAATATAGTTTGATCATAGTTTATGATCTTTGTGAATCTGAATTTAACTCATTTTTTAAActcatcagtttttttcttgCTTACAGAGGAACTTGATTCCACGTCTGTTTTCCTGAAGCCCTCTGTTTACCCCTTCTCCTCCCTGGGCTCTCAGTGTTTGTCCTCAGAGGCGTCCACTGTCCCTCCAAGCCTCCCTGACCTCAACTCTCTTCACTATGGTTCTGCCACTAGCTGCCCCGACCGCTCCGGCAGTCACAACCGCAACGCCGATGACcgagaggtcaaaggtcagcctCTCACCGGAGTGgaccttctctcctctgtggatCGCGGGCCAGCCAAAAGCTCTGCCCCCCCCTGCCCCGACCGAGCTCTGAAGCCGGTCTGTGACCTTGTGAATGACACGAGCTCGGCCATCCTGGTCAGGGCCAACAGCCATGACGCTTTCAGCGAGCTGGACGTGGTGGAGAAGCAaatgcaggaggaggaggcgctGCTTGTGGACTTTGACAGCCCCGTGGTCACGGAGGAGCAAGTGGGGGTTGGTCAAAGCCAAAGCGTTGGCTGTAGAGACACTAAGGAAGAGCAAGCGTCTGCAGGGAAAGACGAGCTGCTGAGTCTTGACTCCCACGAGCAGGCCGGTGGATACTCTGCATCACTCAGTCTGCTGGACGTCATTCTCCCTGCAGCGGTGGAGAGGGGCTGTGAGTCTACAGATGATTCACCGTCACCGAGGACCACTGAGTCAGCTGACGGAGAGCAGAGGGACTGTGAGGAGGTGGCCTGTACAAACCAAGTCTGTGAACCAGAGGACGCTGAGAGCATTAaagaagcaacaacaacaacaacaacctcagTTAATAAAGAGGACGAGTCACAAGAAGCCTCAGATAAAGGTGAGGCAGAGTCTCCTGCAGGTGAGCCAGTGGGCTTATCGTGCCTGCCCATAGCTGTGTCCATGTGTGGAGCTCTGGTGAAACCAAAGACCACAGGAGATGAGTCGAGACAAGCTTCAGATCAGTGTGATGAGTCAGACGTGTCCGAGAACACAGAGGCAGACTCCCAGTCGGCGCTGGAGGGCAGGGAGGAGAGATCCTGTTTGAGGgaacctgtgtctgtgtcccaGCAGGTCGCAGAGGACAGGCCGTCACCAGAGGGGCAGCACGTCTCTCTTGAACCTGCCTCTGCCGTCCCTTCTGCGGACCAGACCTCCAATGATCGATCAGAACCCAGTCCAGTTGAACCTCCTGAGTTTGGGTTCAATTATCTGCCTGAGAGCGACCAGGCCGAGATGCTGGTTACTGACGAAGAGTTAGATGCATTCCTGCAGGCGCACACTGAAGCAGAGCAGGGCAGAGGCGTCTCTGACTGCAGCGTTTCTGGAGATTGCACACAACCTGAAAGTCTCTCTGAACCAAATGGGGATCTAGAGGACAGGCTTGTGGAAGAGGAACTGAGAAGCTGTGGTCGAGGTAGACGGGAAGAGCTGGAGGGTCTGGCTTCTCCAGAAAGTGACAGAACAATGACTGTGTCTGTGGAAGGAAGTTTTAACCCTGGTGCTCCATCACAATCACAGGACTCTTGCGGACCTTGCCAAGAGGAGCCACAGCTCTCCTCTGGTGTCAGCCATTCTCTGACCAGCAGCACTTTCCAGTCCCAGCACAGCAGTAGCCCCGATCAGCAGCCCTCCTATGGAGGTGCAAGACCGAAACAGCTACACTGCCAAACTGCAAGATCTCCGCCGgcaggggaagaagaagaaggaagaggaggaggggagcagCCTCAGGCTCTCGGGGGTTTTTCAAAAGGGCCAAGTTcagcagaggatggagagagttCACCCGTAAGCCCAAGTCTTACAGAGGAGCATTCCAACATCAGGGATTCCAGCCCTATATACGCCACTCAGGAGCACCAGGATTACAGTGTGGGGTACGACGAACTCTCAGAGCCTCCACCTTACCCTGGGGAGTCACCCACAGAGGGAGCCAGGCCAGTGAactggaagagagagggagtggaggagCTGGGGAGCAGGCAGCCCGCCTGGGTGCCGGACTCTGAAGCCCCCAACTGTATGAACTGCTACCAGAGGTTCACTTTCACCAAGAGGCGGCATCACTGTCGAGCCTGTGGGAAGGTATGTTAATCGGCATATACATTTCATTGAATCCATTATTTTGAAAGCCACTTCCGCTGAAATCTCTGGGCAGCTGTGAATTCAGTTCATCTGTGAtccttcttctgtttttgtgatgatttttaAAAGCCCATCACAAGTTTTCAGCCTAAAGGCACATGCTCATAttgcttgttttctctgacaAACAATCCAAAAACTAAAGATATCCAGTTTGTTATCATAGAAGACATAAGATGATCACCAAACATTAACATtcgagaagctggaaccaatgtatttttggtattttggcttctttcaattaataatttgttctttaaaacatcagaaaacagtgaaaatgcccATTATGATATGTGAGAGGTGACAGTAATGTGAGACCCGCAAATCCTCgtatttgagaagctgtaattaaagacttttttggcatttgtgcttgaaaaattaatgaaattaaacaattcaattattaaaatagttgctgattaattttgtCAATCGACCAATCGATTAATCCTCTGGATGAAGcatttgcagttgtttttaaGAGCCTTCATGTTGTTTATAAATATGATTTTCCATTATGTGCTTGTTTTacataattattaatttttttctacttattgtaaagtgttatAAAAAAATTCGAAAACACTGGAAATTAAAGCGGAAGTTCTTATGAATCGTCcgttaaataaaacagattacaTCCCAGGACCAAATATAGCATGGTGGACTCATGGAAGCAAAGAGCGTGAGTCAGCAGTTCTTTTTCCAGCTCTTCTGTAGATCTCCACTGAGCCGTGTGTCCTAAAGCTGGAGCTCAGTCCTTTAAGGGCCAGTGATTAAAAGCAGCATTAGAGGGGACTGTGTAGGATGTGCTATTGTTCACAGCACGACCACAGCTACTTAAACAGCTAGATAGATAAACATGCTTAGATGCACTGTGTATTGTTGTACCCTTGTGAAGATTTACTGTCCACGtctctttcatcctctctcctctgtggcaGGTTTACTGTGCCGTGTGCTGCAACAGGAAGTGTAAGCTGAAGTACCTGGAGAAGGAGGCTCGCGTGTGTGTCATCTGCTTTGACAGCATACACCGAGGTAAGGCCCGGGTTTGGTCTGATTCGAGATCTGGCTCAGGCACTGTAGTTTCACTTCCACATATCTCTACTGACACATACTGAAAATACTGACAACACTAGTTCCAAGCTGACACCCGAGTGTGTTTCGGTATTCttaaaggaaaatatttcaGCATCTCGGTGCGATTGTTGACTGAGGGGCGTCGTCGTTCAGGAGTTGTTTGATTGCTGATAATCATTTCAACAGACAGTGGTGAAGCTGGAGTTCAGTTCATCAGTTGCAAACCtttgacaaataaaactgttgTGTATGCTCAGTTTTAACGTCAGAAGACTGTGatttaaatattataatttctttatGCTAAAAACCTGAGAGTTCACAGGTGATTGGCTGTAcgcaattttatttatttgcctcCATTGTAGACGTAGAGCACgtccctctttttgttttgcttgctAATAGAGGATCATGAGTGTGTAAACACAAGTAACAAACAGGTTTCAAAGTGGAAGACCAGGTAGATCAGTAAAGCAAGTGTTTTGTCAGTGTATACAGAAAAGCTTTTTTGTTGGACGCACTAATTGATTGAGAACATGTGTTAAATCAATATACATGacactttaaagctgcagtaatcaatattttcatttcaacagtaGATCCAGTGACACAGTGTGAAGTGAAAGCTGTTGAGTCTAGTGAGCCGCAGAGATTTACCACCGGGCCCTCAGAGTATTTTGACATCTTTAAACtccttgttttgattttacagcCTGCAATTTTACCATTTTGGCTCAGTCTCTCATCAACGTTGttccctgcagcagctgttttcctgCACAAAAAGCTCTGTTAACACCACTGTACACTTCCTGTCCAGCACCATCAAGACAGAAGGTGGACACACTCAAGACTCCAAATTAATGCTAATTAATGTAGCTGTTTGCTAATAGATTTGCTGTAACAACTTTATGAACTGATGATATATCAGTGTTGTGGATTCAAAACTCCCAAGTagccaaaaaaaatattattttagcagctttaacattttacatttgtctaGGTTGTATTGTTTCTGTATGGTGGTGAATATAACTCAGTTTAACAGGGTGCTACTAGTTTGAGCTTTTCATTCCCCCTCAGGAAACTTTAAAACTCAAAGGaggtatttgtaagttttgctattgctacatagctaatgttagcatcaacaactgtttacttaccaagaaacattgtgagttcagcgtcaaacttcatttatttactcaccaagagctgtctccatctttttttcccttctatctctatcacttcttttcttctactgaagttagcatgcgaaccagctagccctggtcactttccgataccgagtcactgtagcgtccaggctGGCGTGAAgatgtagctgctcagaggacgtattatatCCTCGTGTTTAAAATGCAACGATGCCTGAAGCTTCTGGTAaaactgataagtaaacagctgttaatgctaatgttagctatgtagcaaaagcaaaacttacaaatggctcctttaaaaCAGACTGAATTCACTAGTAGCCATTAAAACTTAACGTAacttcacacaaacatttccatTATGCAGCTGATGAATATTtaaggcacaaaacaaaaaaatgttctgtACAAAATGGCTCAGGGGCTTTGTCTCTCATGTCCCTCGGAACATctgttaaacatttaaacaaatgaaGAATTGTCTTTTCACTTACATAAACAGCATGTtagtttaaaaatatgtaaaatcagatgtctgttgtttttatttctgtggtttAAGTCTCTGATGATAAAAGGCAAGAGAGGCACCTTTTTATGGTTAAAGACTGCAGCATGGACATGG
Proteins encoded in this window:
- the zfyve16 gene encoding zinc finger FYVE domain-containing protein 16 isoform X1 → MDSFFKAAVCDLDKLLDDFELNTEELDSTSVFLKPSVYPFSSLGSQCLSSEASTVPPSLPDLNSLHYGSATSCPDRSGSHNRNADDREVKGQPLTGVDLLSSVDRGPAKSSAPPCPDRALKPVCDLVNDTSSAILVRANSHDAFSELDVVEKQMQEEEALLVDFDSPVVTEEQVGVGQSQSVGCRDTKEEQASAGKDELLSLDSHEQAGGYSASLSLLDVILPAAVERGCESTDDSPSPRTTESADGEQRDCEEVACTNQVCEPEDAESIKEATTTTTTSVNKEDESQEASDKGEAESPAGEPVGLSCLPIAVSMCGALVKPKTTGDESRQASDQCDESDVSENTEADSQSALEGREERSCLREPVSVSQQVAEDRPSPEGQHVSLEPASAVPSADQTSNDRSEPSPVEPPEFGFNYLPESDQAEMLVTDEELDAFLQAHTEAEQGRGVSDCSVSGDCTQPESLSEPNGDLEDRLVEEELRSCGRGRREELEGLASPESDRTMTVSVEGSFNPGAPSQSQDSCGPCQEEPQLSSGVSHSLTSSTFQSQHSSSPDQQPSYGGARPKQLHCQTARSPPAGEEEEGRGGGEQPQALGGFSKGPSSAEDGESSPVSPSLTEEHSNIRDSSPIYATQEHQDYSVGYDELSEPPPYPGESPTEGARPVNWKREGVEELGSRQPAWVPDSEAPNCMNCYQRFTFTKRRHHCRACGKVYCAVCCNRKCKLKYLEKEARVCVICFDSIHRAQALERMMSPTGPSPNPNVPSEYCSTIPPLQQARAAGTLNSPPPTVMVPVSVLKHPNNDSCPREQKRVWFADGILPNGEVADTTKLSVTSRRSSQEFSAVSPDQTTPGPAGSEVGVGGSPTPEASAEVVRPPVSGPWDYALLSGLGSSVKRVPTLLPDNEDELPPLLITTGEDDAGDVLVEESPAPCQILHLLEEGGPRPLTFVLNANLLINVKLVTYAGRQCWCFGSNGLQALGQRELVFLLECLPEEKTLPKDLFTLYLTIYQDAQKGKFLEELDNVTFTSSFLGSKDHAGMLFFTHTCQPLDGLTLPSQPFLFGLLIQKLEVPWAKVFPLRLLLRLGAQYSVYPTTLTSVRFRDSVYRETGHTIMNLLADLRNYQYSLSVVEGLRIHMEMGHSYIDIPKSSFNDMQKVVNASNEHVISIGARFSSEADSHLVCLQNEEGNYQTQANSMPGKTRTVTGASFVVFNGALKASSGFIAKSSIVEDGLMIQIPPETMESLRSALREQTDFHIPCGRNDGGDLRENVTIRWVDWSSPVNTGRTSGVDGRPLDGVHSVRMQQDTEFDLDGRTISCTEVFYQLKSPDCSLASVLSSCSVFQKEMALATCSALSPHLAVLTSSGINSISLRISTQADMVEYQAGSAGRLLPQRYMNELDSALIPVIHGGSASVPQTAMDMEFIFYITHTI